A genomic stretch from Zonotrichia leucophrys gambelii isolate GWCS_2022_RI unplaced genomic scaffold, RI_Zleu_2.0 Scaffold_514_36105, whole genome shotgun sequence includes:
- the LOC135441784 gene encoding olfactory receptor 14J1-like — protein MSNSSSIRHFLLLALADTRQLQLLHFCLLLGISLAALLGNGLIISAVACGHHLHTPMFFFLLNLALSDLGSICTTVPKAMHNSLWDTRNISYKGCAAQVFFFLFFISAELSLLTVMCYDRYVSICKPLHYRTLLGRRACAHMAAAAWTSGFLYSLLHTANTFSLPLCHGNVLGQFFCEIPQILKLSCYKSYLREFGLIAVSVCLCFSCFVFIVFSYVQIFRAVLRIPSEQGRHKAFSTCLPHLAVVSLFISTAAFAHLKPPSMSSPSLDLALSILYSVVPPALNPLIYSLRNQEFKTAVWRLMSG, from the coding sequence atgtccaacagcagctccatcaggcacttcctcctgctggcattggcagacacgcggcagctgcagctcctgcacttctgcctcttgctgggcatctccctggctgccctgctgggcaacggcctcatcatcagcgccgtagcctgcggccaccacctgcacacgcccatgttcttcttcctgctcaacctggccctcagcgacctgggctccatctgcaccactgtccccaaagccatgcacaattccctctgggacaccaggaacatctcctacaaaggatgtgctgctcaggtctttttctttctgttcttcatttcagcagagctttccctgctgactgtcatgtgctacgaccgctacgtgtccatctgcaaacccctgcactacaggaccctcctgggcagaagagcttgtgcccacatggcagcagctgcctggacCAGTGGCTTTCTCTATTCACttctgcacacagccaatacattttccctgcccctgtgccatggcaatgtcCTGGGCcaattcttctgtgaaatcccacagatcctcaagctttCCTGCTACAAATCCTATCTCAGGGAATTTGGGCTCATTGCAGTTAGTGTCTGTTTATGTTTtagctgttttgtgttcattgttttctcctatgtgcagatcttcagggctgtgctgaggatcccctctgagcagggacggcacaaagccttttccacctgcctccctcacctggccgtggtctccctgttcatcagcactgcagcatttgCACATCTGAAGcctccctccatgtcctccccatccctggatctggccctgtcaattctgtactcagtggtgcctccagccctgaaccccctcatctacagcctgaggaaccaggagtTCAAgactgcagtgtggagactgatgagTGGATAG